One region of Salvia miltiorrhiza cultivar Shanhuang (shh) chromosome 3, IMPLAD_Smil_shh, whole genome shotgun sequence genomic DNA includes:
- the LOC131018309 gene encoding secreted RxLR effector protein 161-like, translating to MVDCKPCATPMTPATKLSKEGGVLFDDPTMYRSTVGALQYLTITRPDIAYSVNKLSQFLAAPTTLHWTACKRLLRYLKGTASLRLSFKPSATSQIIGYSDADWAGSVDDRRSTGGHCIYLGSNLITWSAKKQDVVSRSSAESEYRSLANATTDIVWLHALCSELGLTLQSPSKLWCDNISALALAGNPVFHTRTKHIEVDIHYIRDKIKDGTIEVGYVPSNDQIADLLTKPLADTRFCALRDKLNLLP from the coding sequence ATGGTGGACTGCAAACCATGTGCAACACCTATGACACCTGCTACCAAGTTATCTAAAGAAGGTGGTGTTTTGTTTGATGATCCAACTATGTATCGCAGCACTGTTGGAGCTTTACAATATCTTACCATTACAAGACCTGATATAGCTTACTCGGTAAATAAGCTTAGTCAGTTCTTGGCTGCTCCCACCACTCTCCATTGGACTGCCTGCAAGAGGCTACTCAGGTACTTAAAGGGTACAGCCTCACTTCGTCTATCATTTAAGCCATCTGCTACCTCTCAGATTATAGGTTACTCTGATGCGGACTGGGCGGGCTCAGTGGATGATCGTCGCTCAACAGGTGGTCACTGCATCTATTTGGGGTCTAATCTTATCACTTGGTCAGCTAAAAAGCAGGATGTAGTCAGTCGAAGTAGTGCGGAGTCGGAATACCGAAGCCTGGCCAATGCCACGACTGATATTGTATGGTTGCATGCTTTGTGCAGCGAACTTGGGCTTACTTTGCAGTCTCCATCCAAGTTGTGGTGTGACAACATCAGTGCCCTTGCCTTGGCTGGCAACCCGGTTTTTCACACGAGAACTAAGCACATCGAAGTTGACATTCATTATATCCGTGATAAGATAAAGGATGGAACAATTGAAGTAGGTTATGTGCCTTCCAATGATCAGATTGCTGACCTCCTCACCAAGCCATTGGCTGACACTAGGTTCTGTGCACTTCGTGATAAACTGAATCTGTTGCCGTAA
- the LOC131017526 gene encoding disease resistance RPP8-like protein 3 isoform X1 has protein sequence MSEALLLSVIQKLDINYREHETNEEMRRVIKEVREILDIVRDKKLEEGRTLNFLVSDLVDVADYALHLSKKRNTVYMYYESIHSWIGEIKKQMLKLGDDGAEMRSLENVDDDVDVVGLGEDVEMLLRTKIIGGKGYNSWIVLIKGMSGIGKTALARKIYNHPTIIQHFEPRAWVSNSAHFTIKELLIKLIQQVEDPQNLHSSSLLENMDNESLRDMLYQHLKGTRYFVVLDDVPKQMHLKSFLQILPEGSGNGSRLLLTSHMMHVDIYVRDENVHQMKPLDAEKSWQLFLKTINHGNRLTGEHKFPKSLEHMGKQMLRKCDGLPLAIKEVGKQLAEKKVSEGIEWEQLLQSVDFGSMLKLLEPFYLQLDPKLESCFLCMAFFKESTTLRKEKLKQIWVAGGVVDSAYKCKSYLDGLINESVIDVKEKSTEYRMNALLHMLSIQKAEEKLGFEILRNNGNNRPSESPCQHRVIICSREKFNYSTDQDKHLVSLIFHGGGYFDTSLSYWKSFELLKILDLEDFGLKIIPETIVTFMELRYLGLRNNYMKELPQSLGCLKKLEVLDIAQNFMVEVPDIIWKIYKLRHLYMSDVICQKPLKIDDLQHLETLTYISVDNWTYGLSRLRLLFRLKKLGIEGLDGNSDVSKMMTSLADLKKLKHLILRGYRFRSMPCLDELRILQSVRTLKLDGLLARLPTNLPPNIRYLTLVNSYLDEDPMPLLAKLKTLEYLKLRNAYVGLEMVILDNEFPGLEVLCIEELWNLRNVQCGKDAMYWLKKLEIQDCPYLDTLPKAIGLMNHLKELKMVTTKSIATKMRNSDLISDISIVNINS, from the exons ATGTCGGAGGCGCTCCTCTTATCGGTGATACAGAAGCTGGACATTAATTATCGAGAGCACGAAACAAATGAGGAAATGAGAAGGGTAATCAAAGAGGTGAGAGAGATTCTGGATATTGTGAGGGATAAGAAATTGGAAGAGGGGAGAACCCTAAATTTTTTGGTATCTGACCTTGTCGACGTAGCTGACTATGCCCTCCACCTTTCCAAGAAACGCAATACCGTTTATATGTACTATGAGTCCATCCATAGTTGGATTGGAGAGATCAAAAAGCAGATGCTTAAACTGGGAGATGATGGGGCGGAGATGAGATCATTAGAAAATGTTGATGATGATGTAGATGTGGTGGGCTTGGGGGAAGATGTGGAAATGCTGCTTCGCACAAAGATTATTGGTGGGAAAGGATACAACAGTTGGATTGTTCTTATCAAAGGGATGAGTGGTATTGGAAAGACAGCTCTTGCGAGAAAGATATACAACCATCCAACCATCATTCAGCACTTCGAGCCTCGTGCTTGGGTATCTAATTCTGCTCACTTCACTATTAAAGAGCTACTTATCAAACTAATACAACAGGTAGAAGATCCTCAGAATCTCCATTCATCTTCCTTATTGGAGAATATGGACAACGAGAGTCTCCGAGATATGCTTTATCAACACTTGAAAGGAACACGATATTTTGTAGTTCTCGACGACGTACCCAAACAGATGCACTTGAAGTCTTTCTTGCAAATTCTTCCAGAAggat CAGGGAATGGAAGTAGATTGCTGCTCACAAGTCACATGATGCATGTCGACATATATGTACGCGATGAAAATGTTCATCAGATGAAACCTTTGGATGCTGAGAAGAGCTGGCAATTGTTTTTGAAAACAATAAACCATGGGAATAGGTTGACAGGTGAGCACAAATTCCCGAAGTCCTTGGAGCATATGGGAAAACAAATGTTGAGAAAATGTGACGGTCTGCCATTAGCTATAAAAGAGGTGGGAAAGCAGTTAGCAGAAAAGAAAGTCTCAGAGGGGATTGAATGGGAACAACTTCTTCAATCAGTTGATTTTGGTTCAATGCTCAAGTTATTGGAACCATTTTATCTTCAATTGGATCCCAAGCTGGAGTCGTGTTTCTTGTGTATGGCCTTCTTTAAGGAAAGCACAACTTTGAGGAAAGAAAAGTTGAAACAGATATGGGTTGCAGGAGGAGTAGTGGATTCAGCATATAAATGTAAATCATATTTAGATGGTTTAATCAATGAATCTGTTATTGATGTCAAGGAAAAGAGCACGGAGTATCGAATGAATGCTCTGCTACACATGCTATCCATCCAAAAAGCAGAGGAAAAACTAGGTTTTGAGATCCTCAGGAATAATGGAAATAATAGGCCCTCTGAGAGTCCTTGTCAACATCGTGTTATCATTTGTAGCAGAGAGAAGTTCAACTACTCGACGGATCAAGATAAACATCTTGTTTCTCTCATCTTCCATGGAGGTGGCTACTTTGACACTAGTCTGTCCTACTGGAAGAGCTTTGAACTACTTAAGATACTTGACTTGGAAGATTTTGGGTTGAAGATTATACCGGAAACTATCGTCACATTTATGGAATTAAGATACTTGGGGTTGAGAAATAATTACATGAAAGAGCTGCCACAGTCCCTGGGGTGCTTGAAAAAGCTTGAGGTTCTTGACATAGCTCAGAACTTTATGGTGGAGGTTCCAGATATTATATGGAAAATATATAAGCTTCGCCACCTCTACATGTCAGATGTGATTTGCCAAAAGCCTTTGAAGATAGACGACCTACAGCATCTGGAGACCTTAACTTACATCTCAGTTGATAATTGGACATATGGTCTCTCGCGCTTAAGACTGTTATTTCGTCTTAAGAAATTGGGCATAGAAGGATTGGATGGAAACTCAGATGTGAGCAAGATGATGACATCATTGGCTGACTTGAAGAAGCTTAAACACCTAATCTTAAGAGGGTATCGTTTCAGAAGCATGCCTTGTTTGGACGAGCTTCGTATTCTACAAAGTGTTCGTACACTCAAATTGGATGGACTCCTTGCCAGGTTACCAACTAATCTCCCTCCAAATATTAGATACTTGACGTTAGTTAATAGCTATCTTGATGAAGACCCCATGCCACTACTAGCGAAGTTAAAGACACTAGAGTACCTCAAATTGCGGAATGCATACGTTGGTTTAGAAATGGTGATTTTGGATAATGAATTCCCTGGTCTCGAAGTCTTGTGTATCGAAGAGTTGTGGAATCTAAGAAATGTACAATGTGGAAAAGATGCAATGTATTGGCTCAAGAAATTAGAAATCCAGGATTGTCCATATCTGGATACCCTCCCGAAAGCGATTGGGTTGATGAACCATCTGAAGGAGTTAAAGATGGTGACAACCAAAAGCATTGCAACAAAGATGAGGAATTCAGACTTGATCTCCGATATAAGTATTGTGAATATCAATTCTTAA
- the LOC131017526 gene encoding disease resistance RPP8-like protein 3 isoform X2, whose protein sequence is MSEALLLSVIQKLDINYREHETNEEMRRVIKEVREILDIVRDKKLEEGRTLNFLVSDLVDVADYALHLSKKRNTVYMYYESIHSWIGEIKKQMLKLGDDGAEMRSLENVDDDVDVVGLGEDVEMLLRTKIIGGKGYNSWIVLIKGMSGIGKTALARKIYNHPTIIQHFEPRAWVSNSAHFTIKELLIKLIQQVEDPQNLHSSSLLENMDNESLRDMLYQHLKGTRYFVVLDDVPKQMHLKSFLQILPEGWNGSRLLLTSHMMHVDIYVRDENVHQMKPLDAEKSWQLFLKTINHGNRLTGEHKFPKSLEHMGKQMLRKCDGLPLAIKEVGKQLAEKKVSEGIEWEQLLQSVDFGSMLKLLEPFYLQLDPKLESCFLCMAFFKESTTLRKEKLKQIWVAGGVVDSAYKCKSYLDGLINESVIDVKEKSTEYRMNALLHMLSIQKAEEKLGFEILRNNGNNRPSESPCQHRVIICSREKFNYSTDQDKHLVSLIFHGGGYFDTSLSYWKSFELLKILDLEDFGLKIIPETIVTFMELRYLGLRNNYMKELPQSLGCLKKLEVLDIAQNFMVEVPDIIWKIYKLRHLYMSDVICQKPLKIDDLQHLETLTYISVDNWTYGLSRLRLLFRLKKLGIEGLDGNSDVSKMMTSLADLKKLKHLILRGYRFRSMPCLDELRILQSVRTLKLDGLLARLPTNLPPNIRYLTLVNSYLDEDPMPLLAKLKTLEYLKLRNAYVGLEMVILDNEFPGLEVLCIEELWNLRNVQCGKDAMYWLKKLEIQDCPYLDTLPKAIGLMNHLKELKMVTTKSIATKMRNSDLISDISIVNINS, encoded by the exons ATGTCGGAGGCGCTCCTCTTATCGGTGATACAGAAGCTGGACATTAATTATCGAGAGCACGAAACAAATGAGGAAATGAGAAGGGTAATCAAAGAGGTGAGAGAGATTCTGGATATTGTGAGGGATAAGAAATTGGAAGAGGGGAGAACCCTAAATTTTTTGGTATCTGACCTTGTCGACGTAGCTGACTATGCCCTCCACCTTTCCAAGAAACGCAATACCGTTTATATGTACTATGAGTCCATCCATAGTTGGATTGGAGAGATCAAAAAGCAGATGCTTAAACTGGGAGATGATGGGGCGGAGATGAGATCATTAGAAAATGTTGATGATGATGTAGATGTGGTGGGCTTGGGGGAAGATGTGGAAATGCTGCTTCGCACAAAGATTATTGGTGGGAAAGGATACAACAGTTGGATTGTTCTTATCAAAGGGATGAGTGGTATTGGAAAGACAGCTCTTGCGAGAAAGATATACAACCATCCAACCATCATTCAGCACTTCGAGCCTCGTGCTTGGGTATCTAATTCTGCTCACTTCACTATTAAAGAGCTACTTATCAAACTAATACAACAGGTAGAAGATCCTCAGAATCTCCATTCATCTTCCTTATTGGAGAATATGGACAACGAGAGTCTCCGAGATATGCTTTATCAACACTTGAAAGGAACACGATATTTTGTAGTTCTCGACGACGTACCCAAACAGATGCACTTGAAGTCTTTCTTGCAAATTCTTCCAGAAggat GGAATGGAAGTAGATTGCTGCTCACAAGTCACATGATGCATGTCGACATATATGTACGCGATGAAAATGTTCATCAGATGAAACCTTTGGATGCTGAGAAGAGCTGGCAATTGTTTTTGAAAACAATAAACCATGGGAATAGGTTGACAGGTGAGCACAAATTCCCGAAGTCCTTGGAGCATATGGGAAAACAAATGTTGAGAAAATGTGACGGTCTGCCATTAGCTATAAAAGAGGTGGGAAAGCAGTTAGCAGAAAAGAAAGTCTCAGAGGGGATTGAATGGGAACAACTTCTTCAATCAGTTGATTTTGGTTCAATGCTCAAGTTATTGGAACCATTTTATCTTCAATTGGATCCCAAGCTGGAGTCGTGTTTCTTGTGTATGGCCTTCTTTAAGGAAAGCACAACTTTGAGGAAAGAAAAGTTGAAACAGATATGGGTTGCAGGAGGAGTAGTGGATTCAGCATATAAATGTAAATCATATTTAGATGGTTTAATCAATGAATCTGTTATTGATGTCAAGGAAAAGAGCACGGAGTATCGAATGAATGCTCTGCTACACATGCTATCCATCCAAAAAGCAGAGGAAAAACTAGGTTTTGAGATCCTCAGGAATAATGGAAATAATAGGCCCTCTGAGAGTCCTTGTCAACATCGTGTTATCATTTGTAGCAGAGAGAAGTTCAACTACTCGACGGATCAAGATAAACATCTTGTTTCTCTCATCTTCCATGGAGGTGGCTACTTTGACACTAGTCTGTCCTACTGGAAGAGCTTTGAACTACTTAAGATACTTGACTTGGAAGATTTTGGGTTGAAGATTATACCGGAAACTATCGTCACATTTATGGAATTAAGATACTTGGGGTTGAGAAATAATTACATGAAAGAGCTGCCACAGTCCCTGGGGTGCTTGAAAAAGCTTGAGGTTCTTGACATAGCTCAGAACTTTATGGTGGAGGTTCCAGATATTATATGGAAAATATATAAGCTTCGCCACCTCTACATGTCAGATGTGATTTGCCAAAAGCCTTTGAAGATAGACGACCTACAGCATCTGGAGACCTTAACTTACATCTCAGTTGATAATTGGACATATGGTCTCTCGCGCTTAAGACTGTTATTTCGTCTTAAGAAATTGGGCATAGAAGGATTGGATGGAAACTCAGATGTGAGCAAGATGATGACATCATTGGCTGACTTGAAGAAGCTTAAACACCTAATCTTAAGAGGGTATCGTTTCAGAAGCATGCCTTGTTTGGACGAGCTTCGTATTCTACAAAGTGTTCGTACACTCAAATTGGATGGACTCCTTGCCAGGTTACCAACTAATCTCCCTCCAAATATTAGATACTTGACGTTAGTTAATAGCTATCTTGATGAAGACCCCATGCCACTACTAGCGAAGTTAAAGACACTAGAGTACCTCAAATTGCGGAATGCATACGTTGGTTTAGAAATGGTGATTTTGGATAATGAATTCCCTGGTCTCGAAGTCTTGTGTATCGAAGAGTTGTGGAATCTAAGAAATGTACAATGTGGAAAAGATGCAATGTATTGGCTCAAGAAATTAGAAATCCAGGATTGTCCATATCTGGATACCCTCCCGAAAGCGATTGGGTTGATGAACCATCTGAAGGAGTTAAAGATGGTGACAACCAAAAGCATTGCAACAAAGATGAGGAATTCAGACTTGATCTCCGATATAAGTATTGTGAATATCAATTCTTAA